The Mesomycoplasma ovipneumoniae genome includes a region encoding these proteins:
- the rpoE gene encoding DNA-directed RNA polymerase subunit delta: MKTIISIAINFLKNRESAHFSDIFLEVQVALMSKWENQLPNLSTDKILTLKRGELYKLLTIDGSFVALGNNYWALRSDILI, encoded by the coding sequence ATGAAAACTATAATTTCAATAGCAATAAATTTTCTAAAAAACCGAGAATCTGCCCATTTTAGCGACATTTTTCTTGAAGTTCAGGTGGCCTTGATGTCAAAATGAGAAAATCAATTACCTAATTTATCCACAGATAAAATTTTAACTTTAAAAAGAGGCGAGCTCTATAAATTATTAACAATTGACGGTAGTTTTGTTGCTTTGGGCAATAATTACTGAGCCCTTAGAAGTGATATTTTAATTTAA
- a CDS encoding heat-inducible transcriptional repressor HrcA: MSRLDAKKEKYLKQIVENFIKTGESIGSNALKQNYSIKKSSSHLRMVMNQLEKEGFLEKPHISSGRIPTLRGFQYYAEFLSFDENEILANKLKDLFARRRVSIENTISEAFNLISESVGTTIITTTSNENDRLMSINLTQISQNEGIVVVVSSSGSVENKKITFSPSISLQDVKIAIRLFQQRLINTPLAEVSSKLIILKQELEKQIKHSDELLHHFIHKIFNFQIQNKSDVYNKNMLILDSEISRTRLVDLLNLIEKKSIWEMLDEKTTTEDETLKISIESPETSFISKKLEKSFAIKEISMIGSTKKINYSAARTGIKLLEDFLSNKNKNRKE, encoded by the coding sequence ATGTCAAGGTTAGATGCTAAAAAAGAAAAATATTTAAAGCAGATAGTTGAAAATTTTATTAAAACCGGAGAATCAATTGGTTCAAACGCTTTAAAACAAAATTACAGCATAAAAAAATCCTCTTCACACCTTAGAATGGTAATGAATCAACTTGAAAAAGAAGGTTTTTTGGAAAAACCTCACATTTCAAGCGGTAGAATTCCAACATTGAGGGGATTTCAGTACTATGCTGAATTTTTGTCATTCGACGAAAACGAAATTTTAGCAAATAAACTAAAAGACTTGTTTGCCCGCCGACGTGTCAGCATTGAAAATACAATTTCTGAAGCCTTTAATTTGATTTCTGAATCTGTTGGCACCACAATAATTACCACAACGAGCAACGAAAATGACCGTTTAATGTCAATAAATTTGACGCAAATATCACAAAATGAAGGAATTGTTGTCGTTGTTAGCTCTAGTGGAAGTGTTGAAAATAAAAAAATCACATTTTCGCCTTCAATTTCTCTGCAGGATGTCAAAATTGCAATTCGCCTATTTCAACAAAGGCTAATAAATACTCCATTAGCGGAAGTTTCATCAAAATTAATCATTTTAAAACAAGAATTAGAAAAACAAATTAAACATAGCGATGAACTTTTGCACCATTTTATACATAAAATTTTTAACTTCCAAATCCAAAATAAATCAGACGTTTATAATAAAAATATGTTAATCTTAGATAGCGAAATTTCTAGAACCAGACTTGTTGATTTGCTTAATTTGATTGAAAAAAAGTCGATTTGAGAAATGCTAGACGAAAAAACTACAACTGAAGATGAAACCTTAAAAATCAGTATTGAATCGCCTGAAACCTCATTTATCTCAAAAAAACTTGAAAAATCCTTTGCAATCAAGGAAATTAGCATGATAGGATCAACGAAAAAAATTAATTATTCTGCAGCACGAACAGGCATAAAACTTTTAGAAGATTTTCTATCAAATAAAAACAAAAATAGAAAGGAATAA
- a CDS encoding pseudouridine synthase family protein, translating to MIEFSVSENQVGQKLIQLVKKLLLNFNYNEIQKLFRNKKIKVNNKAESQKYLLALGDRVLIFNSKKEVENQKKLPKIKTNLKIIYQDSNVLIVEKPKDLQVHGGDRNLDLVVWNYLKLEKTDVFMPSHVGRLDKKTSGIILYGLNYKSVVELNKKQKFFEKIYTFESKIKLKKPIKTDLFIRKNDLNKKMEVCKNEVGCHLISTTFFSKNNRNFAILHTGKKHQIRVTLSHLGFPIFGDEKYNGEQKNRLFLHSFSLKFNNLDGFLSYLNGKKFVSKPEWWKP from the coding sequence ATGATAGAATTTAGCGTATCTGAAAATCAAGTAGGCCAAAAACTTATTCAATTAGTCAAAAAATTGCTTTTGAATTTCAATTACAACGAAATTCAAAAGCTTTTTCGTAATAAAAAAATTAAAGTTAATAATAAGGCTGAATCACAAAAATATTTGCTGGCTTTAGGTGACAGAGTTTTGATTTTTAACTCTAAAAAAGAAGTTGAAAATCAAAAAAAGTTGCCTAAAATAAAGACAAATTTAAAAATAATTTATCAAGATTCAAATGTTTTAATTGTTGAAAAACCTAAGGATTTACAGGTTCATGGCGGGGACAGAAACCTTGATTTGGTCGTTTGAAATTATTTAAAATTAGAGAAAACCGACGTTTTTATGCCTTCACATGTTGGTCGGCTTGATAAAAAAACATCTGGAATTATTTTATACGGACTTAACTATAAAAGTGTTGTTGAACTTAATAAAAAGCAGAAATTTTTTGAGAAAATTTATACCTTCGAATCAAAGATAAAGCTAAAAAAACCTATAAAAACCGATCTTTTTATAAGGAAAAATGACCTTAATAAAAAAATGGAAGTTTGTAAAAATGAAGTAGGATGTCACCTTATTTCTACAACATTTTTTTCTAAAAACAACAGGAATTTTGCGATTTTACATACTGGCAAAAAACATCAAATCCGAGTAACTTTATCACACTTAGGTTTCCCGATTTTTGGTGATGAAAAATACAACGGCGAGCAGAAAAATCGCTTATTTTTGCATTCATTTTCTTTAAAATTCA
- a CDS encoding nucleotide exchange factor GrpE, giving the protein MIFENSEDKKTNLNNSEQQESEKISSESVENNLENSAQKIETESENNEKNSKKSRRFLKKESKLKDLENQIQSLTTKNISLEIESLKLKDKIKKIEDDFKSQVKIFEEKAAQKVKDIKSELQAKFENDQNHIKKYSLQPFFEEFISPFLNLKKAISYGLNTENPETSSYVKGFEMLVGQIENVMENFGITKIVPEIGGFFDSSVHEVYEVSDGEKDKISDIISIGYKLHDRVVKTALVVVGNTNEQKN; this is encoded by the coding sequence ATGATTTTTGAGAATTCTGAAGATAAAAAAACTAATCTAAACAACAGTGAACAACAAGAATCTGAAAAAATTTCTAGTGAGTCAGTCGAAAATAACCTTGAAAATTCAGCCCAAAAAATAGAAACCGAATCAGAAAACAATGAAAAAAATAGCAAAAAATCACGTCGTTTTTTAAAAAAGGAATCTAAACTAAAAGACCTTGAAAATCAAATTCAATCGCTAACCACAAAAAACATCAGTCTTGAAATTGAGTCCTTAAAATTAAAAGACAAAATCAAAAAAATTGAGGATGACTTTAAATCTCAAGTCAAAATTTTCGAGGAAAAAGCTGCTCAAAAAGTCAAAGATATTAAATCTGAACTTCAAGCTAAATTTGAAAACGACCAAAATCACATAAAAAAATACAGCTTACAACCCTTTTTTGAAGAGTTTATTTCACCATTTTTAAACCTTAAAAAAGCAATTTCATATGGTCTAAACACAGAAAATCCTGAAACTTCTTCATATGTAAAAGGATTTGAGATGCTTGTTGGTCAAATTGAAAATGTTATGGAAAATTTTGGAATAACAAAAATAGTGCCTGAAATAGGTGGTTTTTTTGATTCTTCAGTACACGAAGTTTATGAAGTTTCTGATGGAGAAAAAGATAAAATTTCTGACATAATTTCAATTGGATACAAACTTCATGATCGGGTTGTAAAAACAGCGCTTGTAGTTGTTGGAAACACAAATGAACAAAAAAATTAG
- the fba gene encoding class II fructose-1,6-bisphosphate aldolase, with the protein MNLQNTKAMLEKARKNKYAIPHININNLEWTKAALLGAQAKKSPLIIATSEGALKYMGGLKTVYNLVTNLIESLEITVPVALHLDHGSFETCKKALETGFTSVMYDGSREEFAKNLELTREIVELANSKNATVEAEVGQIGGEEDGIVGNGEIADVDQAYEISKTGITCLAAGIGNIHGVYPPSWKSLDFDVLDKISEKTQLPLVLHGGSGLPKDQIQKAIKLGIAKINVNTELQQANAAAVTDFVVSGKIKEGKNFDPRKLLAPGTKAIQELVEAKIVEFGSENQA; encoded by the coding sequence ATGAATCTACAAAATACAAAAGCAATGTTGGAAAAAGCTCGTAAAAACAAATATGCAATTCCACATATTAACATAAATAATCTTGAATGAACAAAAGCCGCACTTCTTGGTGCGCAAGCTAAAAAATCTCCTTTAATAATCGCGACCTCAGAAGGTGCGCTAAAATATATGGGAGGTCTAAAAACCGTTTATAATTTAGTGACAAATTTAATTGAATCTTTAGAAATAACAGTTCCTGTTGCGCTTCATTTGGATCACGGAAGTTTTGAAACTTGCAAAAAAGCTCTTGAGACAGGCTTTACTTCAGTTATGTATGATGGCTCAAGAGAAGAATTTGCAAAAAATTTAGAGCTAACAAGAGAAATTGTTGAACTTGCAAATTCAAAAAATGCAACCGTTGAAGCCGAAGTTGGCCAAATTGGTGGCGAAGAAGACGGAATTGTCGGAAATGGTGAAATTGCTGATGTTGATCAAGCATATGAAATTTCCAAAACTGGAATTACCTGCCTAGCTGCCGGAATTGGTAATATTCACGGTGTTTATCCGCCTAGTTGAAAATCTTTGGACTTTGATGTTTTAGACAAAATTTCTGAAAAAACTCAACTTCCTCTAGTTTTACATGGTGGTAGCGGTCTTCCAAAAGATCAAATTCAAAAAGCAATTAAACTAGGAATTGCAAAAATTAATGTAAACACCGAACTTCAACAGGCCAACGCAGCTGCTGTAACAGATTTTGTTGTTTCTGGAAAAATTAAAGAAGGTAAAAATTTTGATCCTCGAAAATTATTAGCTCCAGGAACAAAAGCGATCCAAGAACTTGTTGAGGCTAAAATTGTCGAATTTGGTTCAGAGAATCAAGCATAA
- the argS gene encoding arginine--tRNA ligase has protein sequence MNKKISNQISEFFIKNNLIFDKTKIIVEKSKNFGDFSTNVALIFSKQNKLKPLELAEKIKNWLNQQELGLEKIEIASPGFLNFFVSKTEYSKIVKKIIDQNENFGRSFLSKKINVEFVSANPTGFLHLGHLRSAVIGDILSNILEFSGNSVLREYYVNDFGSQIDKLVSSVFARYQQIFKDIPLPEEAYLGEEIILMAKNFFEEYGNKFESSSLANPEIYSIFRQKALDFFLSEIKKDLSNLSIKFDKFTSESDLFLSGKVQKTLENIGFTYKKDNALWLKTSDFGDQKDRVLIKNGGSYTYFSSDIAYHLHKINSEFKPEILINIWGADHIGYVDRVNAALKIANQENKLQILLYQLVKLVKNGQEFKMSKRKGQTFTIKDLLQVANADAIRYFIAERGYNSLVEFDVDLASSIDSQNPLFLIQYAHARAVNLLAKSNLNVKNLETFKLENETNLISKLNQFEEIVLKIAKNYKINLLPKYLLELANLFNSFYSNTKILNNSDTNNLLCLTKAVSIVLKNGLKLLGIKAKERI, from the coding sequence ATGAACAAAAAAATTAGTAACCAAATATCCGAATTTTTTATCAAAAATAATTTGATTTTTGATAAAACCAAGATAATAGTTGAAAAATCAAAAAATTTTGGTGACTTTAGCACAAATGTGGCTTTAATTTTTTCAAAGCAGAACAAGTTAAAGCCTTTAGAACTTGCAGAAAAAATTAAAAACTGACTAAACCAGCAAGAATTAGGTCTTGAAAAAATCGAGATAGCCTCACCTGGATTTTTAAATTTTTTTGTTTCCAAAACAGAATATTCAAAAATTGTTAAGAAAATAATCGATCAAAATGAAAATTTTGGTCGAAGTTTTTTGTCAAAAAAAATAAATGTCGAGTTTGTTTCCGCTAATCCAACGGGATTTTTACACCTTGGTCATCTCAGAAGCGCTGTTATTGGTGATATTTTGTCAAATATTCTTGAATTTTCAGGTAATTCTGTTCTTCGCGAGTATTATGTAAATGATTTTGGGTCTCAAATTGACAAATTAGTTTCTTCAGTTTTTGCCCGTTATCAACAAATTTTTAAAGATATTCCTCTTCCAGAAGAAGCTTATCTTGGTGAAGAAATTATTTTAATGGCCAAAAATTTTTTTGAGGAATACGGCAATAAATTTGAATCATCAAGTCTTGCAAACCCTGAAATTTACAGCATTTTTCGCCAAAAAGCTCTTGATTTTTTTCTTTCTGAAATAAAAAAAGATTTATCAAATTTATCAATTAAATTTGATAAATTCACGTCTGAAAGTGATTTATTTTTATCTGGAAAAGTTCAAAAAACCCTTGAAAATATAGGTTTTACATATAAAAAAGACAACGCACTTTGACTAAAAACATCAGATTTTGGCGATCAAAAAGATCGCGTTTTGATAAAAAACGGCGGTAGCTACACTTATTTTTCAAGTGATATTGCCTATCATTTACACAAAATTAATTCAGAATTTAAGCCCGAAATTTTAATAAATATTTGAGGAGCAGACCATATTGGCTATGTTGACCGTGTAAATGCGGCCCTAAAAATTGCTAATCAAGAAAATAAGTTGCAAATTTTACTATATCAACTTGTAAAATTAGTAAAAAACGGCCAAGAATTTAAAATGTCCAAAAGAAAAGGGCAAACTTTTACAATCAAAGATCTTCTTCAAGTTGCAAATGCTGATGCAATTCGTTATTTTATTGCTGAACGGGGGTATAATTCGCTTGTAGAATTTGATGTTGACTTAGCAAGTAGCATAGATTCACAGAATCCGTTGTTTTTAATCCAATATGCCCATGCTCGTGCGGTTAATTTGTTGGCTAAATCTAATTTAAATGTCAAAAATCTAGAGACATTTAAATTAGAAAATGAAACTAATTTAATTTCAAAATTAAACCAATTTGAGGAAATTGTTTTAAAAATAGCAAAAAATTATAAAATTAATTTGCTACCAAAATATTTACTAGAACTAGCTAACCTCTTTAATTCCTTTTATTCTAATACAAAAATATTGAATAATTCAGACACAAATAATCTTTTATGTTTAACAAAAGCTGTCTCAATTGTTTTAAAAAATGGATTAAAATTACTTGGAATAAAGGCAAAAGAAAGGATTTAA